Proteins encoded together in one Candidatus Neomarinimicrobiota bacterium window:
- a CDS encoding glycosyltransferase: MKPAMRISVIIPVYNREHTIRRAVDSVLKQSRPADEILVVDDGSTDGTPSVLADYGDKICVVHQENKGVSAARNLGIRASSGNWIALLDSDDEWLRDKLALQESWLKANSSFRICQTQEIWIRRGRRVNPMKKHTKVHGDIFLPSLKRCLVSPSAVLFERRLFEETGGFDESLPVCEDYDLWLRISLREPVGLLPEAGIIKYGGHKDQLSRSLWGMDRFRVKALEKLLKDNPELSRDKKVAVLQELIHKLTVLYQGALKRKVNGNTWEKKLERYNFMLQQL; this comes from the coding sequence ATGAAACCTGCAATGCGTATTTCTGTCATTATTCCCGTATATAATCGCGAACACACCATCCGGCGGGCCGTAGACAGCGTGTTGAAGCAGAGCCGGCCGGCAGATGAAATTCTTGTTGTTGATGACGGCTCAACGGACGGAACACCTTCTGTATTAGCGGATTATGGAGATAAAATTTGTGTAGTACATCAGGAGAACAAGGGAGTTTCGGCCGCACGAAACCTGGGAATCCGGGCTTCATCCGGAAACTGGATTGCCCTTTTGGATAGTGATGATGAATGGCTCCGGGACAAACTGGCCCTGCAGGAATCCTGGTTAAAGGCAAACTCCTCTTTCCGGATCTGTCAGACACAGGAAATCTGGATTCGCCGGGGGAGGCGGGTAAATCCCATGAAAAAACACACGAAAGTTCACGGAGATATTTTCCTGCCCAGCCTGAAACGTTGTCTTGTGAGTCCTTCGGCCGTACTTTTTGAGCGGCGGCTTTTCGAGGAGACCGGCGGCTTTGATGAGTCTCTTCCGGTCTGTGAGGATTACGATTTGTGGCTTCGGATTTCCCTCCGTGAACCGGTAGGTCTTCTGCCCGAAGCGGGCATTATAAAATATGGAGGACACAAGGATCAGCTTTCCCGGTCCTTGTGGGGAATGGATCGTTTCCGCGTGAAGGCTCTGGAAAAATTGTTGAAAGACAATCCGGAACTTTCCAGGGATAAAAAAGTGGCCGTACTGCAAGAACTGATCCACAAACTGACGGTTTTATATCAGGGGGCTCTGAAACGGAAAGTTAACGGGAATACGTGGGAAAAAAAGCTGGAAAGATATAACTTTATGCTTCAACAATTGTGA
- a CDS encoding alpha/beta fold hydrolase, which yields MKYRWMFLIIISVSVLHGASLQQFAEIGDFTLFDGDVIENCRVGYRIVGTFPRDEDEIVVFPTWFGGTSEHVEGLIRAYNFIDTTRFTIIIMDAFGNGVSSSPSNSITQKDDLFPEFTILDMVRAQYLVLTQTLRLNHVYAVVGGSMGSMQAFEWLVTYPSFMDKVVAYVSTPRMTSGDLLHKEFQLRLIQMARTYRVPEKRLMMLLDMSQDLVARTPEYLVTEIPVEKFEDYLEKFEQSSGRVFNSYNWESQLKAMMNHNIGKHFENGYDEAVSEAIADLLVIVNRRDHLVMPQPALDLADRLNAETFILDNKYGHLGITPEIDRVIPVIHTFLER from the coding sequence ATGAAATACAGATGGATGTTTCTCATAATAATCAGTGTTTCCGTTCTTCATGGAGCGTCTCTCCAGCAATTTGCCGAGATCGGCGATTTCACACTTTTTGACGGAGATGTTATTGAGAATTGCCGTGTGGGATATCGCATTGTCGGGACTTTTCCCCGCGACGAAGATGAGATTGTTGTTTTTCCCACATGGTTCGGAGGAACGTCGGAGCATGTGGAAGGACTGATTCGGGCCTATAACTTTATTGACACGACGCGTTTTACGATCATTATTATGGATGCCTTCGGCAACGGCGTTTCCTCTTCACCGTCTAACAGTATTACGCAAAAAGACGACCTTTTTCCCGAGTTTACCATTCTGGATATGGTCCGGGCACAGTACCTGGTTCTCACACAAACCCTGCGCTTGAATCATGTATATGCCGTTGTAGGAGGATCCATGGGCAGTATGCAGGCATTTGAATGGTTGGTTACCTATCCCTCCTTTATGGATAAAGTGGTTGCTTATGTGAGTACACCCCGCATGACATCCGGGGACTTGCTGCACAAAGAGTTTCAACTTCGGCTGATTCAAATGGCACGCACGTACCGGGTCCCCGAGAAACGCCTGATGATGTTGCTGGATATGTCCCAGGATTTGGTAGCCCGGACACCGGAATATCTGGTCACTGAGATACCGGTGGAGAAATTTGAGGATTACCTGGAGAAATTTGAGCAATCCTCCGGACGGGTATTTAACAGCTATAACTGGGAAAGTCAGTTGAAGGCCATGATGAACCACAATATTGGGAAACACTTTGAAAATGGTTATGATGAAGCGGTCTCGGAAGCTATTGCCGACCTTTTGGTCATTGTGAACCGCCGGGATCATCTGGTGATGCCACAACCGGCTTTGGATCTGGCAGATCGTTTAAATGCAGAGACTTTCATTTTGGACAATAAATACGGACATCTGGGCATCACGCCGGAAATAGACAGGGTGATACCCGTCATTCACACATTTTTAGAAAGGTAA
- a CDS encoding C1 family peptidase produces MTKRHITTQFLSQCRGNLKDNPPKHVLRNSIIQNGIDKTVLNHDSTVQNIFTFSHEIPTGKITNQEKSGRCWIFAALNTFRFAIAQKIKVKDFELSQSYPLFWDKFEKSNYFLENIIETRNETTDSRIVMWLMKNPVQDGGQWDMFAGLVEKYGIVPKQAMPETFHSSNTHRMNQLLTLKLRASASRLREMAAKGAGEDDLRTEKEQILEKIYDMLVSFLGNPPVSFDFEYRDDDKKYHDDRNLTPLTFYEKYLDKKPADYISVIHAPTEDKPFMKTYTVQFLGSVLEGRPVKYLNVDIKTLKSLALAQLKAGEPVWFGCDVGQLSDRESGVMDTQLFLYEDALETTFDLDKAGRLNYGESMLTHAMVFTGVHCVNEKPVRWKVENSWSEKSGKEGFFIMTDEWFDEYNYQVVIHKKYLSPELRQAAEQKPVVLKPWDPMGSLAFRF; encoded by the coding sequence ATGACGAAAAGACACATAACGACCCAATTTCTGTCCCAATGCAGGGGAAATTTAAAGGACAATCCTCCTAAACACGTTCTCAGGAACAGTATCATTCAAAACGGGATTGATAAAACGGTGTTGAACCATGATTCAACCGTTCAAAATATCTTTACATTCTCACATGAAATTCCTACCGGAAAAATCACCAATCAGGAGAAAAGCGGCCGGTGCTGGATATTTGCCGCCCTGAACACATTCCGTTTTGCAATAGCCCAAAAGATTAAAGTAAAGGATTTTGAACTTTCCCAGAGTTATCCGCTGTTCTGGGACAAATTTGAAAAATCCAATTATTTTCTGGAAAATATAATAGAAACCCGCAATGAAACTACAGACAGCCGGATTGTCATGTGGCTGATGAAGAATCCGGTACAGGATGGAGGCCAGTGGGATATGTTTGCAGGGTTGGTGGAAAAATACGGTATCGTTCCTAAACAGGCGATGCCCGAAACCTTTCACAGCAGCAATACACATCGGATGAATCAACTATTGACCCTTAAACTCAGAGCCTCGGCGTCCCGGCTTCGGGAGATGGCTGCCAAAGGTGCCGGGGAGGATGATCTCCGGACGGAAAAAGAACAGATCCTGGAAAAAATCTATGATATGCTGGTCTCCTTTCTGGGAAATCCACCGGTATCCTTTGATTTTGAATACCGGGATGATGATAAAAAATATCATGATGACCGGAACTTGACCCCCCTTACCTTTTATGAAAAATATCTGGATAAGAAGCCGGCAGATTATATCAGTGTAATTCATGCACCCACGGAAGACAAACCTTTCATGAAAACGTATACGGTTCAATTTCTTGGAAGTGTTTTGGAAGGTCGTCCGGTTAAATACCTGAATGTAGATATTAAAACCCTGAAATCATTGGCCCTTGCCCAGCTAAAGGCCGGCGAACCGGTTTGGTTTGGGTGTGATGTGGGGCAATTGTCAGACCGGGAAAGTGGTGTTATGGATACGCAACTTTTTTTGTATGAGGATGCCCTGGAGACCACTTTTGATCTTGATAAAGCCGGCCGCCTGAATTATGGCGAGAGTATGCTGACCCATGCCATGGTTTTTACCGGCGTTCACTGTGTAAACGAAAAGCCGGTGCGATGGAAAGTAGAAAACAGCTGGAGCGAAAAATCCGGGAAAGAGGGTTTCTTTATTATGACGGATGAGTGGTTTGATGAATACAATTATCAGGTGGTAATTCACAAGAAATATTTAAGTCCGGAACTGCGTCAGGCAGCAGAGCAAAAACCGGTGGTTTTGAAACCCTGGGATCCCATGGGATCATTGGCTTTCCGGTTTTGA
- a CDS encoding bifunctional folylpolyglutamate synthase/dihydrofolate synthase gives MRDYLNDLYARLGGQMKLGLGRTLEFMAWLHHPELTFPAIHVAGTNGKGSVVALCEAILRHGGYLTGRFTSPHLVHFNERIRINGNPVSEDRIEALITQWHPWLDSHDISFFEITTGLAFHLFRENAVNAAIVETGLGGRLDSTNVLKPRVTVITSVNLDHTRILGDTLDLIATEKAGIIKNGTPLVTCYQDPLVMNVLEEKAKDKKAPFYITKPEEYVRDVRMNPRGMSLCLQQTGEWVDTPLAGFHQLENFALAIKACELFTGDNLPLSAIIQGLTTVQWKGRFELLSEKPLVYYDVAHNPAGVQRLKELVLNLYPKKPLTLIIGMLGDKETYEIVDILLPHARACYLTPVKSHRSMTPEALRELSADRPGTCVVPSVRHAILEALQSTPDDGLILIYGSHYIAPDVYQTISSPSKPESQ, from the coding sequence ATGAGAGATTATTTAAACGACCTGTACGCCCGGTTGGGCGGGCAGATGAAACTGGGGCTCGGACGGACCCTGGAATTCATGGCATGGCTTCATCATCCTGAACTGACTTTTCCGGCGATTCATGTGGCCGGGACTAACGGTAAAGGGTCTGTTGTCGCTTTATGTGAAGCAATCCTGCGTCATGGCGGATACCTGACCGGACGTTTTACATCTCCACATCTTGTTCACTTTAATGAGCGTATCCGGATCAACGGGAACCCTGTGTCTGAAGACAGGATCGAAGCGTTGATCACACAGTGGCACCCATGGCTGGATAGTCATGACATTTCCTTTTTTGAAATCACCACGGGCCTTGCCTTTCACCTTTTCCGGGAAAACGCTGTTAATGCCGCAATCGTGGAAACCGGTCTGGGCGGACGCCTGGATTCAACCAATGTCCTCAAACCCCGGGTTACCGTTATCACATCCGTAAACCTGGATCACACCCGGATTCTGGGTGACACGCTGGATCTGATTGCGACAGAAAAAGCAGGAATTATCAAAAATGGAACACCTCTTGTCACCTGTTATCAGGATCCGCTTGTTATGAATGTGCTTGAAGAAAAAGCAAAAGATAAAAAAGCTCCCTTTTATATCACCAAGCCCGAAGAGTATGTCCGGGATGTGCGTATGAATCCCCGGGGCATGTCTCTCTGCCTTCAACAGACGGGAGAATGGGTGGACACACCCCTGGCAGGTTTTCACCAATTGGAAAACTTTGCCCTTGCAATAAAAGCCTGCGAACTTTTCACCGGGGACAATCTGCCGTTATCCGCTATCATTCAGGGACTTACAACAGTCCAGTGGAAAGGGCGATTTGAATTGTTATCGGAAAAACCTCTGGTCTATTACGACGTGGCCCACAATCCGGCCGGGGTGCAGCGGTTAAAAGAACTTGTCCTGAACCTTTATCCTAAAAAACCTTTAACATTAATCATTGGCATGCTGGGAGATAAAGAAACTTACGAAATTGTGGATATCCTCTTACCCCATGCCAGAGCCTGTTATCTGACGCCCGTCAAATCCCACCGGAGTATGACACCTGAAGCCCTTCGGGAGCTCTCCGCCGACCGACCGGGCACCTGCGTTGTTCCCTCCGTGCGCCACGCCATTCTGGAAGCCCTGCAAAGCACACCCGATGACGGATTGATCCTTATCTACGGAAGTCACTATATTGCACCCGATGTCTATCAGACAATCTCCAGTCCGTCAAAACCGGAAAGCCAATGA
- a CDS encoding glutamate racemase — protein MKKIFPTTDLATLPVGIFDSGLGGLTVYRQIRSLLPSENIIYLGDTARVPYGSKSTDTIRDFATQITRFLLDQPVKAIVIACNTASSLALDAVRSLTDLPVVNVIDPGVQKAVHATQNGHIAVIGTTATIESGAYTTQVQKVNPDIQVYATACPLFVPLVEEGWEDHPVAQQIAREYLDPLIRQNIDTLILGCTHYPILKPALKAILPPHINIVDSSRVVARSVKEALTHHYLLNPQAKAGTDLFYVTDYPRKFTAISSRFLGYEPDHVQKISIETLNRYSLRKQ, from the coding sequence ATGAAAAAGATATTCCCAACCACTGACCTTGCCACATTGCCCGTGGGAATTTTCGACAGCGGCCTGGGCGGACTTACCGTTTATCGTCAAATTCGCTCTCTGTTACCATCGGAAAACATCATTTATCTTGGAGATACAGCGCGGGTCCCTTATGGATCCAAAAGTACCGATACAATCCGCGATTTTGCCACACAAATTACACGGTTTTTATTGGATCAACCTGTCAAAGCCATTGTTATCGCCTGTAATACGGCATCGAGTCTTGCCCTGGATGCCGTTCGTTCACTGACAGATCTTCCCGTTGTTAATGTCATCGACCCCGGTGTTCAGAAAGCCGTGCATGCAACTCAAAACGGGCATATCGCCGTCATTGGAACAACGGCAACCATCGAAAGTGGTGCCTATACAACGCAGGTTCAGAAAGTAAATCCGGATATTCAGGTCTACGCTACAGCCTGCCCCCTGTTTGTCCCTCTCGTGGAAGAAGGATGGGAAGATCATCCGGTGGCCCAACAGATTGCCCGGGAATATCTGGATCCTTTGATTCGGCAGAACATTGACACTCTTATCCTGGGATGTACCCATTATCCTATCCTGAAGCCGGCTTTGAAAGCCATCCTCCCGCCTCACATCAACATTGTGGATTCATCCCGGGTTGTGGCTCGTTCTGTAAAAGAAGCACTGACTCACCATTACTTGTTAAATCCTCAGGCCAAAGCGGGAACCGATCTTTTTTATGTCACCGATTATCCCCGGAAATTTACGGCCATCAGCAGCCGCTTTCTTGGATATGAACCGGATCATGTACAAAAAATATCCATAGAAACTCTGAACCGTTATTCTCTGCGAAAACAATGA
- a CDS encoding N-acetylmuramoyl-L-alanine amidase, with protein MVKKWRYTLLLAFIFPVLLQGTATINVKQTTLDPGVEISVHKLYGYPWISASEFLLNLGENPTSDTTIRAVNGRLGGRLVTIRGGSAFIHFDVNTYHLPAPVERFGDELLIPLYEWIRFLHTRIYPDLTFSPERRTLILEPESYSIRDLVIQNFKNGSTLRIETTRLFRERDINIWEGRNGWLYCTIYGATGDTIQLNRTYNSGILRSIIPIQSGETFQLSIRLRNAISGYDFYIDPESRSININLRKPSSLSASEQTREASEKWLIDTIVLDAGHGGRDPGAIGADGTREKDIVLDITLRLGRMLERELGIHVIYTRKTDIFIPLHQRTKIANNANGKLFISIHCNSHNNRRVRGSETLFLAPRLTEEAIKIAETENKVIQLEENQEIYEKITNEQYILAAMAQSTFMKESEDLAALVEKNYIRNLKTTSRGVKQAGFYVLLGASMPNILTEVSFISNKSDLQKLKRASYRQKVAESLFQAIKEFKDKYEKDIPNH; from the coding sequence ATGGTAAAAAAATGGCGCTACACACTTCTGCTTGCTTTTATTTTTCCTGTCCTGTTACAGGGAACCGCAACAATCAATGTCAAGCAAACAACCCTGGATCCCGGTGTTGAAATTTCCGTGCACAAGCTATATGGCTATCCCTGGATTTCTGCATCGGAATTTCTGCTAAACCTTGGTGAAAATCCCACGTCAGATACAACAATCCGGGCAGTAAACGGGCGTCTGGGCGGGCGCCTGGTTACGATTCGCGGAGGAAGTGCCTTTATTCATTTTGATGTCAACACCTATCATCTTCCGGCTCCGGTGGAGCGTTTCGGAGATGAACTCCTGATACCCCTGTATGAGTGGATCCGTTTTCTCCACACCCGTATCTATCCGGACCTGACATTTTCCCCGGAAAGACGAACGCTGATTCTTGAGCCTGAATCCTATAGCATTCGGGATCTCGTCATCCAGAATTTCAAAAACGGATCAACTCTTCGTATTGAAACCACAAGATTATTCCGTGAACGGGACATCAACATCTGGGAGGGCCGCAACGGTTGGCTTTACTGTACCATTTACGGGGCAACCGGAGATACTATACAGCTCAACAGGACCTATAATTCCGGCATTCTTCGCAGCATCATTCCCATTCAGTCCGGTGAAACTTTCCAGCTTTCTATCCGCTTGCGGAATGCTATATCAGGATACGATTTTTATATTGATCCCGAAAGCCGGAGTATAAATATCAATTTGAGGAAACCATCCTCTTTATCTGCATCGGAACAAACCCGGGAAGCGTCGGAAAAATGGCTGATCGACACTATTGTTTTGGATGCAGGTCATGGCGGGCGGGATCCCGGCGCCATAGGGGCAGACGGAACCCGGGAAAAAGATATCGTTTTGGACATCACCCTCCGTTTGGGGCGCATGCTTGAAAGGGAACTGGGTATTCATGTGATTTACACCCGTAAAACCGACATATTCATTCCTTTACACCAACGGACCAAAATAGCCAATAACGCGAATGGAAAACTTTTTATAAGCATTCACTGTAACAGTCATAATAACAGACGGGTGAGAGGCAGTGAAACTCTTTTTCTGGCGCCCCGACTGACAGAAGAAGCGATAAAAATTGCCGAAACAGAAAACAAGGTGATACAGCTGGAAGAGAACCAGGAAATCTATGAAAAAATTACAAACGAACAGTATATCCTGGCAGCTATGGCTCAAAGTACCTTTATGAAAGAAAGTGAAGATCTGGCAGCCCTGGTGGAGAAAAACTATATTCGTAATCTGAAAACAACATCCCGCGGCGTGAAACAGGCCGGGTTTTATGTGCTATTGGGGGCTTCCATGCCAAATATCCTGACAGAAGTCAGTTTTATTTCCAACAAATCGGACCTGCAAAAACTGAAGCGGGCTTCTTACCGTCAGAAAGTTGCTGAATCTCTTTTCCAGGCCATTAAAGAGTTTAAAGATAAATATGAAAAAGATATTCCCAACCACTGA
- a CDS encoding DUF493 domain-containing protein, whose amino-acid sequence MPGKPKITYPCSWTFRIIGENSHVIESAVASLIPNADSYSLKPGNISKKGKYVSLHLHVVVLSDEQKNSYKQFLLKQSGIHFIL is encoded by the coding sequence ATGCCCGGTAAACCCAAAATCACATACCCTTGCTCCTGGACTTTCCGTATCATCGGAGAAAATTCACATGTGATTGAATCCGCTGTTGCCTCTTTGATTCCCAATGCCGATTCCTATTCATTGAAACCGGGGAATATAAGCAAAAAAGGAAAGTATGTAAGCTTACATCTCCATGTTGTTGTTTTGTCTGATGAACAAAAAAACTCTTACAAACAATTCCTGCTAAAACAATCAGGCATTCATTTTATTCTCTGA
- a CDS encoding outer membrane lipoprotein-sorting protein, translated as MKFTCFFLSLFLFSQTAWALTGQDIIDKMDARDQGKTMHSIMKMTLIDKKGEETERIIETWTMLYDKEKNLHQSVMEFKSPATVKGTRFLQIEQAGRDDDQWIYLPALGQVRRIAASEGSSSFMGSDFTYDDMQLQNNRENEKHTLLREDTLGTYPCWVVESKSTKPDKSSYDKLVSWISKEHLIPLRVEFYNKKNGELLKIMLVKQNIGKIDGIWTVFETEMKNVRENHVTLLTILRNGDGLPFIEYNKKIDPRRFTRNFLQTGRAE; from the coding sequence ATGAAATTCACATGCTTTTTCCTTTCTCTGTTCCTGTTTTCTCAGACAGCATGGGCTTTGACAGGACAGGATATCATTGACAAAATGGATGCCCGGGATCAGGGAAAAACCATGCATTCCATCATGAAAATGACTCTGATCGATAAAAAGGGGGAAGAAACTGAACGAATCATCGAAACCTGGACCATGTTGTATGACAAGGAAAAAAATCTTCACCAAAGCGTAATGGAATTTAAATCGCCGGCAACCGTTAAAGGAACCCGGTTCTTGCAAATTGAGCAGGCAGGCCGGGATGACGATCAGTGGATTTATCTTCCGGCCCTTGGCCAGGTCCGCCGCATTGCCGCTTCAGAAGGAAGTTCTTCCTTTATGGGATCGGATTTTACCTATGACGATATGCAACTTCAGAATAACCGGGAAAATGAAAAACATACACTCCTCCGGGAAGATACACTGGGCACATATCCATGCTGGGTTGTGGAAAGCAAAAGTACCAAACCCGATAAAAGTTCTTATGACAAACTGGTCTCCTGGATCAGCAAGGAACATCTGATACCTCTCCGGGTGGAATTCTACAACAAAAAAAACGGAGAACTGCTGAAAATAATGCTCGTAAAGCAAAACATCGGGAAAATAGACGGCATCTGGACAGTATTTGAAACGGAAATGAAAAATGTCCGGGAAAACCATGTAACCCTTTTAACCATTCTTCGTAATGGGGACGGACTTCCGTTTATCGAATACAACAAAAAGATTGATCCGCGCCGGTTTACCCGAAATTTTCTGCAGACCGGCCGTGCAGAATAG
- a CDS encoding RND family transporter translates to MHKMLKYPRTIIIITILITIFFGLELPNIRVNNDLSLFLGENNPAKTAYDAMQDVYENTDAMVIALHNPYGSILTPETLTLIDDLTRHLDTIPLIRSVISLTNADYITGSPEGLIVEPLLPKGEADGNMVNTLKSRLLSWPDMYRLMLYSENMKSTQIILYMESGLEVEKLESVYEKTLTVLNDRDMGNLETYIAGAPAISVLLKEKMYSDIKQLIPVVVLVIIVILFFSFRTPAGVVLPLLTVAMSSIWTLGFMSFLDVHLTMVGTAIPVILISVGSAYCIHLLSHYYDEILNLGHSVDTQEQHRKVIQNVLHQVGKPIALAALTTMVGFGSLFSGSIIPLRESGIFLAFGVLTALGITLLFIPSLLILRRHQLKKKNSSISKQHHSRMDRFLLFFYDSFARHSVRNLLITLAIVALCFAGIPRILVDTNMIENFRPETPIAQADRFQNETFGGTTLLSVIIDGGEKGSLLNPEILQAVDNCADYLEQEVPQVGKVITLTDLIKRMNQIMHIPPEKEEETQKSTAQDIQEDTGFSFEAFEESNKKVPEDTGFTFEDIESALEPQTTSEEEMPIITSDTDYPTLSEENFMTILHDIRRDHSSGILTADQLIDELARRTNYKGAAYYEIPTNASKYPAARGELQNLISQYLLLYSGSLGEFADDPLEPSQTRMIVQIKSPRNASVLDVEEKILDYARNTFPKGYTVRVTGLGKLTCSVNNLVIRSQASSIITSFLIVFSILALSYHSFLAGLYGLITLSLSLLINFGVMGFFNIKLDMGSSMVASIAIGIGIDYTIHFLSAYCREREKTSNLEIVTKNTLTTAGKAILFNAIAVGAGFAVLIYSNFTPLKNLGILIALTMLTSSVGAITVLPALLNTFKPQFILKSGRKQ, encoded by the coding sequence ATGCATAAGATGTTAAAATATCCCAGAACAATTATCATCATAACGATTCTCATAACAATATTTTTTGGACTTGAACTGCCCAATATCCGTGTCAACAATGATCTTTCTTTGTTTCTGGGCGAAAACAACCCGGCAAAAACCGCTTATGATGCCATGCAGGATGTCTATGAAAATACCGATGCCATGGTCATTGCCCTGCACAACCCTTATGGCAGCATCCTGACACCCGAAACCCTGACGCTGATTGACGATCTTACCCGTCATCTGGATACTATCCCCCTGATTCGTTCCGTCATAAGCCTGACCAATGCCGATTACATCACCGGGTCACCGGAAGGACTGATTGTAGAGCCCCTCCTTCCCAAAGGGGAAGCAGATGGTAATATGGTTAATACACTGAAATCCCGTCTTCTTTCCTGGCCGGATATGTACCGGTTGATGCTCTATAGTGAAAACATGAAATCCACCCAGATTATCCTCTATATGGAATCCGGGCTGGAAGTGGAAAAACTCGAAAGTGTCTATGAAAAAACTCTGACTGTCTTAAACGACAGGGATATGGGCAATCTTGAAACCTACATAGCCGGTGCACCTGCCATTTCTGTCCTCCTCAAGGAAAAGATGTACAGCGACATAAAACAACTGATTCCTGTTGTCGTTCTGGTCATCATTGTTATCCTTTTTTTCTCCTTTCGAACCCCCGCCGGTGTTGTTTTACCCCTGCTCACCGTGGCCATGTCCAGTATCTGGACGCTGGGGTTCATGAGTTTTCTTGACGTACATCTAACCATGGTGGGAACAGCTATTCCGGTTATACTCATCAGTGTGGGAAGTGCCTACTGCATTCATTTGCTGAGTCACTACTATGACGAAATTCTAAATTTGGGGCACTCGGTAGATACACAGGAGCAGCATCGCAAGGTCATCCAAAATGTCTTACACCAGGTGGGAAAACCCATTGCCCTTGCGGCACTGACCACGATGGTTGGGTTCGGATCCCTGTTCAGCGGCTCTATTATTCCCCTTCGGGAAAGCGGAATTTTCCTGGCTTTCGGTGTCTTAACCGCTTTGGGAATTACCCTTTTATTTATACCGTCTCTGCTCATTCTCCGACGGCATCAATTAAAAAAAAAGAATTCATCAATTTCAAAACAACATCACTCACGAATGGATCGTTTTCTTCTCTTTTTTTACGATTCCTTTGCTCGTCACAGCGTTCGTAACTTACTGATAACTCTTGCAATTGTTGCCCTTTGTTTCGCAGGAATTCCCCGGATTCTCGTTGACACAAACATGATTGAAAACTTCCGTCCCGAAACACCTATAGCTCAGGCAGACCGTTTTCAGAATGAAACATTCGGCGGTACAACCCTGCTGAGCGTGATTATTGACGGCGGAGAAAAGGGATCCCTCCTGAATCCGGAAATTCTCCAGGCAGTAGACAATTGTGCCGACTATCTGGAGCAGGAAGTCCCCCAGGTAGGAAAGGTGATAACTCTCACCGATCTGATCAAACGCATGAATCAGATCATGCATATCCCTCCGGAAAAAGAGGAAGAAACACAGAAATCCACAGCACAAGACATTCAGGAAGATACCGGCTTTTCATTTGAGGCGTTTGAAGAATCAAACAAAAAAGTCCCGGAGGATACAGGGTTTACTTTTGAGGATATTGAGTCAGCTTTGGAACCTCAAACAACTTCAGAAGAAGAAATGCCGATAATTACCTCTGATACTGACTATCCAACTCTTTCGGAAGAAAACTTCATGACCATTCTTCATGACATTCGCAGGGATCACAGCTCCGGAATACTTACGGCAGACCAGCTGATCGATGAATTGGCACGGCGGACCAATTATAAAGGGGCGGCATATTATGAAATTCCAACCAATGCGTCCAAATACCCGGCAGCCCGTGGAGAACTTCAAAATCTGATTTCCCAGTATCTTTTACTTTACAGCGGTTCCCTGGGCGAATTTGCCGATGACCCGCTGGAACCATCCCAAACACGAATGATAGTACAGATTAAATCCCCAAGAAATGCCTCCGTACTGGACGTAGAAGAAAAAATCCTGGATTACGCCAGGAACACATTTCCGAAAGGATATACCGTACGGGTTACCGGTCTGGGAAAACTGACATGTTCCGTCAATAATCTGGTCATCCGTTCCCAAGCCAGTAGCATCATCACATCTTTTCTGATTGTTTTTTCTATCCTTGCCCTTTCTTATCACTCCTTTCTGGCAGGCCTGTACGGTCTCATCACTCTCTCCCTTTCGCTCCTGATAAATTTCGGTGTAATGGGCTTTTTTAATATCAAGCTGGACATGGGATCTTCCATGGTTGCATCCATAGCTATCGGCATCGGCATTGATTACACCATTCATTTTCTCAGTGCCTATTGCCGTGAACGGGAAAAGACGAGCAACCTGGAAATTGTGACCAAAAACACCCTCACAACCGCCGGCAAGGCAATTCTTTTCAATGCCATTGCCGTCGGTGCCGGATTTGCCGTCCTCATATATTCCAACTTTACACCTCTGAAAAACCTGGGAATACTCATCGCTCTGACGATGTTAACATCCTCTGTCGGCGCAATAACAGTCCTACCGGCTCTTTTGAACACATTTAAACCACAGTTCATTCTTAAATCAGGGAGGAAACAATGA